Within Vigna unguiculata cultivar IT97K-499-35 chromosome 2, ASM411807v1, whole genome shotgun sequence, the genomic segment ACCCGGAATAACAGGCTCTTCAAATGTGATAACTGTACTAATGTATggcatataataaataaatttgtcatTTAAATGCGTAATTGGgagtttatttttaaacataggtgtattaacaaatatatatatatatatatatatatatatatatatatatatatatatataattaaagaattaatatttagttttgaactaaaaaagaaaagagtgtGGTAATATGTTAAGATTGTGCATGGAAAAAGTTGTGGCGAGGAACTTATAACTCAAGTCGAGTGCGAAGAAAGAAAGTCAAGATTGTCcgaagatgaaaagaaaaatgaaaaaacgcGCTGTTGCAGAAGGAATAATgaacaataacaaaattttcaCTGAAACTCTTCCTGCTTCTTCATCATCACCAGATTTATCTAGAAAACAGGTTCAGTTTTTCGATCCATTCACCATACGTATATATGTGTATAATTctacgtatatatatatatatatatatatatatatatatatatatatatatatatatatatatatatatatatatccccgaTGTTCTTGCACGGAAAAATCTATATTACCCATATTTTATCCACATGCATTACAGGGAAACAACCTAAGACCAAATATATAGGCCTAAGGGAACAGTGTGGGTTCCAACGTtggaagaaaaaagagaaagacaaGAAACTTAAGAAATAGTTGGAAAATGATTGGAGAAAGAAGAGATTAGGGAGAGTGAGTAGCGTGGTTGGAAGCAAAGCGATTAACCAAGGCGAGAGCATTGCTAGTGACCTGGGCAACGTGGACAACCCTCTCCGTTATATCACTCTTCACGTTTCCGTTCATGGCGGAACCGGCGAAGCCGTCGAGACAAGTGTTGTCGTCGGTTAGGGCGGCGCTAACCCATGTCTGGACGTTGCTCATGTGCCATGCGAAGTCTTCTCCCAACCCCGTTCGCCCCAACTCCCTAACCGATTGCTTCAGACGCTCCACGCTGTCACCAACGGTCTCCACACAATCTTGCACCGCTCTCCACTCCCTACCCTTCATGCCTCTCGCTTTCGACATCTTCTTCAGGAACGAAGCCGAGGATCGGGTCCTCGATATGCTCACCGACAAAGCGGTCATCGCAAGTTGCCGGTCGCTACGGTGAATGACGGCGGCGTAGGCCAACAGCGAGTGGACGCACAAAACAGGGTACCGTGTGGCCCTGCACGACGACTTCACGAACTCTGCAGGGTTAGGGTGTGAGTGTTTGGTTATGGAACATTGTGCGGTGCCACTCATGTAAATTACAAGGTTTATGAGAAACAGTGGAACAAGTTTCACTGTGGTTGCCATCTCTAACTAATGTACAAGGATGCAGATTCTGTAAGTGGAGGGTTATGTGTTGTTACATGctcaattttctttatatatagatGCTGGTAACTCcaagaaattttctttttctttgcgTCCCACGAAATTATGTGGCGCGCAATAGTAGTACAGGGACGTGGAGCACTTCAAATGAATGGAAATAAAAGATTgataaaggaaaagaaaagaagaaatagacgTGGCAAAAATAAATGCAATAGAACAATAAAATTCGGATTCTAAATAGTGCTGAAATTTACGAAATATAATTGCTAATTGCTATTTCACAAGTTAAACATATATTGTTTGAATTACAAAGATTTGTTTCCGTTAGTTTAGTATTGTAAATTTCTCGATACCTATATTCAACTTTTGTGAATAAAAGAATTTACATGCTACTTTATTGTATCAATAAGTAATTCGTgttagggagaaaaaaaaaggtaataaaCTTAAGTTGTTAACTAATCGCATTTGTCTCCATTTGAGCCGTTAATAATTTTAacgtttttcttttaaaaattattaggctGTTTCTTTACGAATTCGAAAATTTAGAAAAACTCTTGTCGCACTACCACAGTCaaagattctattttttattttaattttaaaattaaaattcagcTAATAAGTTTTAGTTGCATTTAGTTATGCTATGTTTGTGCAAAAGTATACAAAGCCGAAAATATTACGGAAGTAGTCAAGTTGTTTTCTCATCAATTTGTGtagtttgtttttttcttttttaactttgttaTTATCTAATGAAATGAAGCCAAATTGGATTCCATATCAGTTTGTACACAAATTATTTGTTCCACTAAGGAAGGCTCTTTACCGGATGAGAAGACGGGTTGATGTTAAATatactttcttttatcaaatttttatacGTTTTTGCAACGgataaatttttagtatttaataacttttatagaaattattgtttatatagaTTAGAAAGGAGACAATTACAATTGAACAtcatataagaataaagactcataaatccATAAATTTATCATCTTTGATTCTTTATCGAAAGATCTAATAATGGTATTAGAGTTTGGTTGTATGGTGACCGACTCAGACGAGTCCCTGTATCAAAAGTCTTCTTGATGGAGGGTCAGACAAGTGTGTTTTTTCGAATGACCCAacaatggtatcagagcctagTTCGCGTGATGACCCGCTCAACGAGTCCTTAGTATCAAAAATCTTCCTAAAGGTCAGACAAGCATGTCCCATGATGTGAACACATGTGAATGGCGGGGTGATACAAGTAAGGGTTTTGAGAGAAGATTGTTACGAATCcaagtgagtctaagtcccagaTTGAGTAAAAACAATAAAGTTGAGCACCATAAATTATTAGAATAAGATTTTGAGTTAAAAGTAATATCAATTACCTATATGTGGACTGTGAGTTGGATTCATCTTTCATtagttttatatctttttagTAATCTTCTCTCAAAAGACCTAATAATCACATCATCAACATTTATTGATAGTATCTATATTACATTTCATAATCGTTAGTTTCTTAAATAaagaatcaaatttttattttttaaagaatattaaATCTTATTATAATGAAGTgatctatttataatagtttACTTTAATTAGTAGTTTCattcttatattttagtttttaattttttactcaaTTCAACCTAATTTCTTTAAATAGAATGGAGGTAGGTCCTTTTTGTTAAGGTCGTTTAAAATGTTTTCATGcgtcaatttaataaataatttaatctttataatggtctttatatatttttctttttaattaaatatccaTATTTTTATAGAGATAGTGTTGTATCTTTCCTTAAATCAGCATTAACATCGTTATTAAGAGGTAACCATGTGAGGTAGGCAAAGTCCTCTTCTCCCACTCAAATCCCTTCTTTTTTAACAACACAATATCACTTAAATCGTCTCCTTGAAATTTAAGATAGACACATCAACTCAATTATGACTTTTGGATTCATTATCACGTTGTTGTGGACAACATTGacaaaaaatagataatattacctttacgtaaaaaaaaattgaattaaaagaaaaatatagaaactaaattactaattaaacattGTAGAATAACACGTGAACAAATAAAAACCTAAATATTAAAgactaaattactaattaaatctAATAGATTTAATACAAGTTTTCAAAGTTATATCtcgttattaaaattaaaattacaataacaATATGCCTTCCTGAGATACCATTGTGATAATGTAGTTGGAAAATAAGATTACATTGCAATATTGTATGCTAGCGATTTAATCAGTATTTTCATCTCATCTTACTAACATTGAGAGTTTATCATGTAGTCGCATTCAATGGGTAGTTTAAATAAATGCACATTCGAAAATTAAAGGAAGTAAATTTAACATTACCGACTAAATTGTACCCCGgcattaatgataaaatttcaCATAGAAACTAATTGTAAGTTGCCCATGTAAACCCATTTTATTGACACCAAGTACAATTGGTTCATCCACCCTTCAAGCTAGTGCAGAATCAAGATAGGAAGTTTATATTCTGGTTCTAAAATCACTTTTCATCAAAATTTCAGTGAATGATACACACAGGccgtatttcaaaatttacaatttCTTAGTTCAGATATTACAGTTGCTACCGCAACATCTCAGTTGTTTggtacttttttatttgatacatttatcaaaaatacaattttcaCACAAATTAATAGAAAAGTGGGAAGAAAAGTACTATATGCACTAAACTGTCATGTACCTAATAACAGACCCCCGGAGCTTCTCCATGTATTCTGCAGCCTTTTTCTGCAACAAGGAAATTAACATGTAAATATTTTCATCACAAAGCATATCTCAATATCTTATGCACCACAGCACCACAGGTTTGATTGTGAAATTCATCATCAACACAAAATCATCCCACAATCCTAAGTCCATTAGTGGAGTTGAGGGCTTTGAATCTTATTTTTCTAGGCCTGTGGCATCAAAATGTTCCAAGAAGGGTCCTACCATATTGGTTACAATACAACCGAGTGATACTAGGATTATTTGGCCTTaatattgggaactccactcGCAGTTTATACTAACAAATGGAAAAACATTCCGAAATTTATCGCCTACCTGATTACCCTTATGTGCATTTGCTATGTTTTCATCTAGAAGTGCCAACAAAGATCTattaatttcattcttttcaacCATATCCAGCAACTGCATTGAAGACAAATTAGAGTGAGCATAACTTACAACAAAACCAGCAAACTTAAAGGAAAACGAACAAGACTTACAGTTGCTTGAACATCCTTTGATGTCAAGATTTTGGTTAGGCTTGCCCTGGCTTTAATGAGTTGACCTTGCATCTTATCATAGGCCTCTGCATACAAGATAGGAACAAGGAGTGAACTTACATATTTGGCAAATTCCTAaaccatcttcttcttttttattattatttacaaacCTATTCCTTCTTGTATGGCTTTCTCTAGAGCCTCTAGTTCAATCTGTCTTTCCTCCATGTGCTGCAGAACAATCGGTGTAAAATAAGCAGACACGATAATGTTTTGCACAGCTcaaacatttttaaagattGAAAAAACACTAGTTACCTCTGTTTTGTTAACAGCGAACCGAAGCTGTCCTAACTCGAATTTCAGTTGAGCAAAGAATCCCTCATCCAATCTGCAGAGTCAATAGAAATGGGTCATAAGAAAGTGATTGAGttaaattaaaaggaaacaGAGGGTTAAAGATAAAGTAGGAACCGCGGTCTCATTCTCGCAATCTCAAACTCAATCTCCTGAGCTTCAGTGTCAAGAAAGTATTCAATGAGCTCTTCTGGAGTATCGGGTTCAATACGGGACTGAGAAatgcaaaaaagaagaagaaaacgaaTGAATAATGCAAGAATtagagaataaaaacaaaaggaagaggaaagagaaagaaatactTGTCGAAGGGTTTGACGGCGTTCTTTCTCTTCTTGGACTTGACGTTGGAAGGCTTCGCGGGCTTCTGCGTCTCTCTCGAGGCGTCTTCGAAATTCGAGCCCGGCGAGGTGGCCGGTTTGGGGTGGACCAAACACGCCTTCGGGGTCCTTCCTTCGcacaacaaattttcaaacacAAGTTGCAAGACAAGACCATAAGACATAAGAGAAGTGGTTTGGTTTAGTTACCCATCCAACGGCCAAAATTGTGGGTTTGCGCCACCTGCAGTTGCTTCTCCTGCGATAACCAGCGGCGGCACTCACACTTGTGGTAGCAAAGCCAAAGCCAAGCGTGGCCATTCAGATTGAACCTACacgtctctctctctctctctctctctctctctctctctcaataAACTCTCCACCTTGCAACTGCAACTTCCTTCCCCTTCCAAATCAAATTTGCGTTATCCTTTACAATTTCGGATAGCTCTGTAATTCAATTTGTTCCACTCTccctttgtttcttttttgtcCATCTTTTGCACAAGTTTTTTTCTGTTGGGTTTTCCAGGATGGACTGGGCCATTTGGCACCCACAATATTCTTTCGTGGGTCGATAAAATACACTAATCCAATTTGCTGGATGTAGCACCTTTTGTGCATGGAACGGTTGTTCCTCAGTATTACGTTCACTCGAAGAGATTTAGTGTCGAGAggaattagaaaaatatgatttgaGGGTAAATTATacttataacaataattaatatttcaaatttctaaattatttatcaaaagaaaaatgaagaagtaaatatattatattttttttaaaatatttttttaatttattcatttaaatattgtgtataaaataaatttaactatatgattttatattattttcaacattaaaggtaattgataattttgtttttctttcgattaaatttaatttttaataaattacatcaatcaaatcatttaTTTACTTTTCCAAACTATACTTtcaaatctcttaaaaaaaataacacaaacatcATCCTCTAATTCGCTCaaattcatcatctccttcttctccaaatcagtttttacaaataaaaacatCATAAGGGAACAATCGATTGCATTGAAAGTTCAAAAATCACCCTCAAATTATTTCATCGTCAGAAACAAAGATAGGGTTAAAGTGAATATGTGAGGATAAATTTGTGAATGTTTCGTAAATTTATTTCAGTGGATTTGTAAATATTTGGAAGTGAGGATTTACGAGAGTGAAGGAGTGAAGCATCCGTACATGAATGAGGATTTGAGAGAATGTCTTGGTCATGGACATATCAAAGACTAAAATAGGGGCCGAAATTAATTATGTTGGTGCTAAAATCGGTTCATTGTATTTGAAAGGAGGTTGAAATCAATTTCCATCATGTGTTGATAGCATAATTGATTCTATGATTTTTTGTTAGATCGATCGATTACCACTTGGTCAATAACTTTAATTCATAGTCAGGGCACAACTCTTTTTATTTAAGAGTGTAACAGTCCAAACACCCGATTCGATTGTGACCTAGTCCACCATGGGACAATTGATGTCACCTGCAACAATCTCTCCCTAAACAATTGTCCTACTAGAAATCTCACTCTTAGATTAATACCAATTGTCAGGAAGAAACACTTACCACTTTGTTAAAAGCTTAACTCATAGTCAGGCACAACTCACGTGGGTGCTTAGTgtttatattatcataataattagtattttatgttaaaatactaataaattttataataatatacatttaataactaataacattattattatttttaattcaacgaacaattaaaattagttttccgcaaaccatattttattttaagtttattacaCCTACTAAAGTTTTATTCcaactaaatatattatattttctattaattctaaattaattgtatctaaataaattttattttctattcattttagTTATTgggaaaaaacaattttatattttaatatattaaaatattattttatttgtcataCCAATATAATTATTcagaaatttattttcaaatctcTTCATTTATATGTTCAAATAAGTAATACTATAATCatctttttatccttttaaattCATCTGTATACCTTATCTTAAATCCTCCTTCCCATCCAAACACTTAATTTCTTCCATCCTCCTTACTCATCTGTTTCGGAAATCGTGAAGAATTGTTTTTTAGACATTGTTGAGTGAGccaaaagaataaattacacATGGTCTTGTAGAGGATATACTTGTTGTAGTGGATTCAATATCTACAGAGAGAGCTtaaaagttgaatttgattTGTACCCGCTCTGATCTCTGGAAATTCAGAATATGTTTCCCATTAATTATAGGAAAAAATTAGCAGATTACTACAGTGATTGTGTTTTAGACCTTCAAGATGATCAAAGGTCAAGTACCATTAGGCAACAAGTTGTAGGGATATGATGGGTTGCCAGGAATCAAGgagaaaatcattttttattttgtttctggCATTATTATTAATTGGAATCTTATCAGGATTATTAATAATTTGCTTATGCGTCATTTTCAAACGTTGAAAACCCCCAATATGAGACATTTTAATTAAGCGAGGACGTGGGATCTCGTCTTGTGATTAGGGTTGAAGTGAACATGTGGAGTCCAGCGAGGCAATCATAGATTTGGAGGTATTTATAGAAGAGAATGGCGAAACCAAAagcagagaaagaaaaagaagaagaaaaggatgATTAGGGTTTGGAAATTGGTTTTGGTGTTGAGCATCACTGTAATTGGGTTTGCGAATGGACAAGGTGTGCCACCATGCCTGGGACCGCTATCTCCATGCATTGATTTCTTGAACTCCACTAAGCCACCACCTCAAACTTGCTGCAATCCAGTCAAAGAAGTGAACGCAAACCAGAATTCATGTTTCTGCGAACTTGCATTAACTCCTGGAGCACTTGAAGCTTTAGGTACCACTCTCTCTCACGCTATTCAACTTCTTCAATCTTGCGGCGTCAACTTCAAACTCACCTCCTGCAAAGGTTACTCCTTATTACTGCATTCTAATTTCCTCTTAGCTTCCAAACCTTTCTATCTTATACAacatatcaaattttattttattttacttttttcaaaatttcagcACCTTTCTCTTCGGCTCCGCCTCCAGGTAAGAATtctctcaattttctttttctcattcatcaccatcattttttttcatttcttcatcCATGATTTTGCAGCAACGGTGGGAGGTGATGAAGGAGGCACGAGCAGAGCTACGTTCAGTGGACTCTCCTTCGCACTGTTCTTGTGTGTTTACGCTATGTTTAATTAGGAGGATTAATTTTCGCTTCACAAAACCTTGCTTGGATTGGAGTTCATGATTAATTTCCATTCTTCATCAATACAAATCCTGCAATTACAATTTCCTTTCTTTCATGAAGTCGTCTCTCGTCATTGTTTctaatattactaatttattcaACAACTAGTCACAATTTATTTActaataagtttaattatttttttcattttgaatcagtttctatttattaataagaatttaatttaaactataGTTAAATAAATGTCCGAATGTCTTGATAGATATGTTAACGTGGAGGTGACAAACAAAACGCAGAGTCTCTAAATTGACGTGTGCGAATGTTTGCGGAAACGGGTTATTGTGATAATTTTATTGTTGTCTTTGTTCAACTTGGAATTTTATAAAAACCATTTAGTTGAATCTCACTTCAACTTGTTTAAGATCCAAAATTTTTAGCAGGACGGGGTTGACCCAATTTCTAAACCTTTTTTTGTATCATGtataattaaatcataaaattaaagagcacaagttaaaattaaaatatactttacaatatatatatatatatatatatatatatatatatatatatatatatatatatatatatatatatatatataactttgatACAGACAAGTTTGTGTAGTGGAGATATTGTCATTTAAATTAGTAACTGAAACAAATAACAATCCAAAATTATCTAATAATTTCCGAAGATAGAGTTGTTGCGTGTGTATGTTCGATTAAATCAGCCACAGttcagtaataaaaaaaattaattaagttaaattctCACACGTCAAATGTGTGAACAAGTTAAGATGTGCATGGTCATTTAGATCAGTTTATTTTACGAAGGTTTTTTATGTATGGTTCTTTtaatagctttttttttttcagaatacaaagttactaattaaatatcaaatattatgatATCGTTTCAAGGATTATAAATGAACATCTTTATGACGATTTAAGATGTATAAGCACATAATTTATAGTTAGCttttactaataatgttaaaaggtacaattaatacataaaaaaaaaagtaaatgtaCTACAATGATAGAATATCAAGTGATTTTcaatttacataaaatattttttaatataatctaattataatataaccTCTCATACGAATAGTTAACGAA encodes:
- the LOC114172987 gene encoding uncharacterized protein LOC114172987, with the protein product MATLGFGFATTSVSAAAGYRRRSNCRWRKPTILAVGWDPEGVFGPPQTGHLAGLEFRRRLERDAEAREAFQRQVQEEKERRQTLRQSRIEPDTPEELIEYFLDTEAQEIEFEIARMRPRLDEGFFAQLKFELGQLRFAVNKTEHMEERQIELEALEKAIQEGIEAYDKMQGQLIKARASLTKILTSKDVQATLLDMVEKNEINRSLLALLDENIANAHKGNQKKAAEYMEKLRGSVIRYMTV
- the LOC114174253 gene encoding lipid transfer-like protein VAS → MIRVWKLVLVLSITVIGFANGQGVPPCLGPLSPCIDFLNSTKPPPQTCCNPVKEVNANQNSCFCELALTPGALEALGTTLSHAIQLLQSCGVNFKLTSCKAPFSSAPPPATVGGDEGGTSRATFSGLSFALFLCVYAMFN
- the LOC114174191 gene encoding pectinesterase inhibitor 9-like, which translates into the protein MATTVKLVPLFLINLVIYMSGTAQCSITKHSHPNPAEFVKSSCRATRYPVLCVHSLLAYAAVIHRSDRQLAMTALSVSISRTRSSASFLKKMSKARGMKGREWRAVQDCVETVGDSVERLKQSVRELGRTGLGEDFAWHMSNVQTWVSAALTDDNTCLDGFAGSAMNGNVKSDITERVVHVAQVTSNALALVNRFASNHATHSP